In the genome of Chryseobacterium sp. 52, the window GTTTTGTACTTATAGATATTGGTAATACCTGCCGTAAATCGGGCTGTTGCTGCAATATTTTTTGTAAAGTAATATCCTGCCCCAATACCGATTCCAAAATTGAATTTATGATAAAACTCCGTGTTAATTTTGTTAGAAAAGCTTATTTTTTCTTTAGCCATCGTATTTCCGGAAGTTGTAACATCTCCTTTTTCCCTGCCTCCTAAAAGAAAACCAAACTCTGGCCCTGCTTCTACAAAAAGTTGAGGAAGAATATTGTACTGTACCATGACGGGTACGGAAAGGTAATTCAGACTGGTTTTGTAATTGTACTCCCAGCTGTAGCTATTGGAATTAAAAAAAGTTTCATATTGTAATTCTGTTTTTGATCCCAGCTGGTTAAATACAACCTCCGGCTGGATGCTTAATTTCTCCGCTACCGGAATGTTGACAAATATTCCTGCATTAAAACCTGCTTTCATTTTCTGATCACCTTCATAGAAACCCTCAGATTGGGTGAGATTAGAAACATTAAGTCCTGCTTTGACTCCGAATGTAACAGGAGATGCAGATTTAGTTTTTTCCTGTGCATGTGCCAAAAGGCTTCCCGCGAATGCTAATCCTACAATTAATTTTTTCATGATTTTTAAGTTTAAACTTATGTTTTCACCCTGCAGCAAAACTCCCGCCAAAGGGAATAAATTGATAAAAATCATATGACGGCGAAAAGGTCAGGCTTAAATAAATAAACCTGACCTTTTCTATTGAAATCAATTTGTATATGAAGAAAATTTTGCTGTCTGATATTGAATAAAAATACCATGTTTAACAGCGTTTTTATAATAGGCAAACTTCTTGCCAAAAAAGCTGAATTAACAATTAGATAACAAAAAAGCCGAATTAAATAAATAACCCGGCTTTTTCTATTAAATATAAAATTTGTTTCTGAATATTGAAGCTTACTATTTGAATTTATAAGCTAATCCTACCTGGAATAGGTTGTTTTTTGTTGCATCAGAACCATTAGGTCTGTCTTTAGCTACATCTGTTAAACCAGCAACATATCTTGCTGTAATTCCAAAGTTTTGAGTGAAATAATATCCTGCACCAAGACCAATACCAAAGTTGAATGTTTTCAAGTCATCTTTGTAGTTATCAGAAGTAGTGGAGTTTCCATTAGTTTCATTTTTAACTTTATTTTTTGCACTTACCATGAATCCGAATTCAGGACCTGCTTCTACATATAGATTAGGGATCAGGTTGTACTGGAACATTACCGGTACTGCGATATAATCTAAATTACTTGAAGCCGAATACTTAGTTCCTAATACAGTGTAATCTGCTTTTGATCCATACTGAGAGTATAAAACCTCTGGCTGAACGCTGAATGAAGCTGCAATTGGAATATTAGCAAATACACCTGCATTGAATCCGATTTTAGATTTCTGATCATCCAAACCTTCGTCTTTAGAAAGAGAAGATACGTTCATTCCACCTTTCACACCAAATGTTACAGGGTTAGAAGAAGATGATGGAGTCTGCTGAGCGAAAGCTAGTGAACTTGCAGTTACTGCTAATCCTAAAATTAACTTTTTCATAACTTTAATTTTTTTAATATTTTACTATTCTTAATTTTAAATTTTACTACCGTCAAACCTTACTACTGAGTTTGACGCAGAGTATCTTTCAAATTGCTTGCCAAAAATAATTAATATGATAAAAGTCAATAAAAAAACAGCTTAAATTATAAGCTGTTTAATTTTAAGTATCTGATTTTTAAGTATTTAAAAAACCTATTAAACGTTTGTTTAGAAATAATCTAAATTATTTATTCCCTGAAAAAATAAAATAATGAACTCCGGTTTTAATAAAAACAGGCTATGCATTATTCAGTTTTCTGTAAAATTCTAAAGATTTCAGAATGTTTTCCTGGCTGCACTGGTGGTCATACGTACATGAACCGATCCCTGTAAGCAATGAAAAATTGATTTTACGGTCTGTATTCTTTTTATCATTGAGCAAAAGTGCGGTAATGCTTTCATCTGTAAAGTCATTTATATCAAGGTAAGGATAATATCTCTGAATGTTTTCAATAACATCTGCTGCTTCCTTTTCGCTGATAAGATCTTCAAGATAAGCCAAGTGGGCTTCACAAATCATGCCCATGGCAACCGCTTCACCATGAAGGATAGGATTTCCCTGACTAAGACATAGACTTTCTACCGAATGGCCAATTGTATGCCCGAAATTCAGGGTTTTTCTGATGTTTTTTTCATGGAAGTCTTGATCTACAACATCCTGCTTGATATCCATAGACGTCTGAATATGGGGAACTACTGTTTCCACATCCAGTTTGTGAATTTGTATCAGGCTGTCCCAATGCGCTTTGTCAGCAATGAGGCCATGCTTCAGCATTTCTGCAAAGCCACTGCGTAATTCTTTAAACGGAAGTGTTTCTAAAAATCCAGCATAAATAAAGATATGCTCAGGGAATGCAAAAGTTCCCACCATATTTTTATAATGCATAAGATCTATTCCCGTTTTTCCTCCGATAGAAGCATCACACATCGACAAAAGGGTAGTAGGGATATTGATGAACGATATACCTCTCTTATAAGTAGATGAAATAAAACCGCCCATATCCGTGATCACACCACCACCAAGATTGATGACAAGAGCTTTTCTGTCTGCCTGCATCTCCGTGAGAATTTCCCAAAGATGGTTGGCCGTCTGGATGTTTTTCATTTCTTCACCGGCTTCAATCTCTAAAATTTCAAAGCCCAGGTCTGTTTCCATATTGCCCAAGAGAACGGGAAGACAATATTCATGGGTGTTTTCATCAACTAAAATAAAGATCTTACTGAAAGATTTTTCGTGCAGGAAGGTGTTTAATTGAGAAAAATCATCGTTTAATATTGTTATCATTATTGGGGTTTCTTTAAAATTAAAATAAAACTATTCTGCAAAGTTATGATTCTTAATTTTTAACTCGTAACTAAATTACTATCTTTGCAGAAATTTTTAGAATGAGCAGAGATAACAATAATTCAGAAAGACCCAAAAGACCAAGAATTTCAACAAGAAAAAATTCTGATGATTCTCGTGCTTCTAGATCTGGAAATTCTTCAGGATCAAAACCTTTTAAGAAACCTTTTCCTAAAGCTGGCGAAAGAAATTCTGACCATAAAGGCAGCAATTCAAAGTTTGAACAGAAACCTTTCAAAAGAAATGAAGAAAGTTCTAACAGCAGAGATGAAGAAAGCGGTGCAAAATCTGACAGATCTTTCATCACCAATTCAAGTGAAGGTCGTGAGAGAAAAACTTTCGGAAAACCGGCTCCAAAAAGAGGTGGAAAGAATTTTGATACCAGAGACAAGTATGAAAGAGGCAGCCTGAAATATGGAAGAAGACCATCTAGTGGAGATGATAAAAATGAAGATAAGGCAAGATCTTTTGTACAGAAAAGAAGGTTAAACAAAATTGAAAAAGATGTTCATAAAGACACCATCCGTCTTAATAAGT includes:
- a CDS encoding porin family protein — encoded protein: MKKLILGLAVTASSLAFAQQTPSSSSNPVTFGVKGGMNVSSLSKDEGLDDQKSKIGFNAGVFANIPIAASFSVQPEVLYSQYGSKADYTVLGTKYSASSNLDYIAVPVMFQYNLIPNLYVEAGPEFGFMVSAKNKVKNETNGNSTTSDNYKDDLKTFNFGIGLGAGYYFTQNFGITARYVAGLTDVAKDRPNGSDATKNNLFQVGLAYKFK
- the aroB gene encoding 3-dehydroquinate synthase is translated as MITILNDDFSQLNTFLHEKSFSKIFILVDENTHEYCLPVLLGNMETDLGFEILEIEAGEEMKNIQTANHLWEILTEMQADRKALVINLGGGVITDMGGFISSTYKRGISFINIPTTLLSMCDASIGGKTGIDLMHYKNMVGTFAFPEHIFIYAGFLETLPFKELRSGFAEMLKHGLIADKAHWDSLIQIHKLDVETVVPHIQTSMDIKQDVVDQDFHEKNIRKTLNFGHTIGHSVESLCLSQGNPILHGEAVAMGMICEAHLAYLEDLISEKEAADVIENIQRYYPYLDINDFTDESITALLLNDKKNTDRKINFSLLTGIGSCTYDHQCSQENILKSLEFYRKLNNA
- a CDS encoding porin family protein, producing the protein MKKLIVGLAFAGSLLAHAQEKTKSASPVTFGVKAGLNVSNLTQSEGFYEGDQKMKAGFNAGIFVNIPVAEKLSIQPEVVFNQLGSKTELQYETFFNSNSYSWEYNYKTSLNYLSVPVMVQYNILPQLFVEAGPEFGFLLGGREKGDVTTSGNTMAKEKISFSNKINTEFYHKFNFGIGIGAGYYFTKNIAATARFTAGITNIYKYKTENAIRNNVFQVGLAYRFK